One segment of Chloroflexaceae bacterium DNA contains the following:
- a CDS encoding DegT/DnrJ/EryC1/StrS family aminotransferase, which yields GIPCTPFYPHPLYGNPVYQGGGCRVQPCPVAEECVRDAFWLPHRVLMADDEGIVELASLIRSLRRPGHVHV from the coding sequence CGGCATCCCGTGTACCCCGTTTTACCCGCACCCGTTGTACGGGAACCCGGTCTATCAGGGCGGCGGCTGTCGGGTGCAGCCCTGTCCCGTCGCCGAAGAATGCGTGCGCGATGCATTCTGGCTGCCGCACCGCGTGCTGATGGCCGACGACGAGGGCATCGTGGAGCTGGCCTCTCTCATCCGGTCGCTACGGCGGCCGGGCCACGTTCATGTCTGA